One genomic region from Athalia rosae chromosome 3, iyAthRosa1.1, whole genome shotgun sequence encodes:
- the LOC105690570 gene encoding protein phosphatase Slingshot isoform X13, with product MDVAKKIFKHSCIISKRIRSALQTLHKVSSKAREQNYFLGGLSHDWVSYYEQRIESDRSCLNEWHTMDNLESRRPPSPDSERSKPRERDETERVIRATLKEIMMSVDLDEVTSKYIRGRLEEDLDMDLGEFKPFIDQEMLIILGQMDAPTEIFDHVYLGSEWNASNLEELQKNGVRHILNVTREIDNFFPGMFNYLNVRVYDDEKTDLLKHWDDTFKYITKAKKEGSKVLVHCKMGVSRSASVVIAYAMKAYNWDYTQALKHVKNKRSCIKPNSSFVSQLETYQGILDAMKNKEKLQRSKSDTNLKSPTMVKDQVKKEEKVDDIDANLLEAPGTELKRNGQRPKSWSPDVEAAENILPAVSLSQSLERLNNAGNPEITREELLRGSNNNTNKTADDQEARNVLMPCDNGQSYSVSQNKIVHLPGPDTPSVKHRVNELETQGQRRKGLVLNLTNQFEAVNSKPSSPGSDSDVKPLSQSPLSCIDGASDKQIDLIATDSVSENSRIEPESQQVTAVAVNEEFDNKQDSKEIIAVSNKKAITPTSINNSECLVWTASAEYKCTELNSSGGTVIGASENSECIGAQPTTTVYPTVTGRRSRKDGDPFSTQVDRVFDREERRGEPARDSPSRQNSWSSYDSAVIMDNNSVHSSWATLPSRNSSWGSYDMRPSDPLGSSGLFPYDKEEIPWHPGTVKRTKQKLEEGTNTVKRVCTQSSDPDNSDKPERLTGDEEAHQESYNPVLFHYTASPTPRQKDSSPPANESSLKSDTARDPLSPAGGIDIEPGLTSIRQLGRLSTSAPAPSSLSEESDLPSPLRSCRSESETSSPCVVNTSQCPSVKHHKMVLENLSNKSMFNKRCLSIDDSPESESPRTSSGIVKNLKKEFEAKSTKIEKSPENNEPEISPNTRPRKETKIRSLPSSPVIAHNESKIQCSPLNDSAREKESKKNESKTPQPENVEDLSVKVLVGKYEFAKPEPRKTSEIQLRVHKDKDKEKDKDTMEVHPPAKSRIAPELSRRSAPIMINHSSLFPEAPEAPGRPPSVPSPSGVLASVVAKAASKKQQQHGRSHPLAMLRHRPRHSSPVYNTM from the exons ATGGACGTTGCGAAGAAGATATTCAAGCATTCTTGTATTATATCAAAGCGAAtaag GTCGGCTTTACAGACGCTGCACAAAGTGTCGAGTAAAGCTCGTgagcaaaattattttctcgggGGTTTGTCCCATGACTGGGTCAGTTACTATGAACAACGCATCGAGAGTGACCGCTCGTGCCTCAACGAGTGGCACACTATGGATAATCTCGAATCCCGCAGGCCACCATCCCCCGACAGCGAACGCAGCAA ACCCAGGGAAAGGGACGAAACCGAACGCGTCATCAGAGCAACCTTAAAGGAGATCATGATGTCCGTTGATTTGGACGAAGTCACctcgaaatacatcagaggTCGTCTTGAAGAAGACCTCGACATGGATTTAGGCGAATTTAAACCGTTCATAGACCAAGAAATGTTGATCATCTTGGGGCAGATGGACGCGCCAACTGAGATATTCGATCACGTTTATCTGGGCAGCGAATGGAACGCTAGTAACTTGGAGGAATTGCAGAAGAATGG CGTCAGGCATATCCTCAACGTCACGAGGGAAATCGATAATTTCTTCCCAGGGATGTTTAATTATTTGAACGTCCGCGTTTACGACGACGAGAAAACAGATTTGCTCAAACATTGGGATGATACTTTCAAATATATAACGAAGGCGAAAAAAGAAGGTTCTAAAGTGCTCGTCCATTGTAAAATGGGAGTCTCGAGATCAGCTTCGGTCGTTATTGCCTACGCGATGAAAGCCTACAATTGGGACTATACGCAGGCATTGAAACACGTCAAAAACAAACGCAGCTGCATCAAACCCAACAGTAGTTTCGTCTCGCAACTGGAGACTTATCAGGGGATCTTAGACGCCatgaaaaacaaggaaaagtTGCAAAGATCGAAATCCGATACCAATCTGAAATCACCGACCATGGTGAAGGATCAAGtcaagaaggaagaaaaagttgaCGACATTGACGCAAACCTATTGGAAGCACCTGGCACCGAATTGAAAAGAAACGGTCAAAGACCCAAAAGCTGGTCGCCGGATGTAGAAGCTGCAGAAAACATTCTTCCTGCCG TATCGTTGTCGCAGTCACTTGAGAGGTTAAATAATGCTGGAAATCCGGAGATAACTCGCGAAGAACTTCTCCGCGGAAGTAACAACAACACGAACAAGACTGCCGATGACCAGGAGGCGCGAAACGTATTAATGCCATGTGACAACGGTCAATCGTACAGCGTTTCTCAGAACAAGATCGTTCATTTACCCGGTCCGGATACACCCAGCGTTAAGCACAGGGTCAACGAATTAGAAACTCAAGGACAGAGAAGAAAGGGCCTAGTACTGAATCTCACCAACCAATTCGAAGCTGTCAACAGTAAGCCCTCGTCCCCTGGGTCAGACTCCGATGTCAAGCCTTTGTCTCAAAGTCCTCTATCCTGCATCGACGGCGCAAGCGACAAGCAAATTGATCTCATAGCCACGGATTcggtttctgaaaattctcggaTTGAACCGGAGTCTCAACAAGTAACCGCTGTAGCTGTTAACGAGGAATTCGACAACAAACAAGACAGTAAAGAAATCATCGCTGTTTCCAATAAAAAGGCAATAACACCAACCTCAATTAACAATAGTGAATGTCTAGTCTGGACTGCGTCTGCAGAATACAAATGTACAGAGTTGAACAGTTCGGGCGGCACAGTGATTGGTGCAAGTGAAAATAGTGAGTGCATCGGAGCCCAACCTACGACGACTGTTTATCCTACCGTAACCGGGCGAAGGTCGAGGAAAGATGGCGATCCATTTAGTACACAGGTCGACAGGGTATTCGACAGGGAGGAGAGGCGGGGTGAGCCGGCGAGGGATTCCCCGAGTCGACAAAATTCGTGGAGCAGTTACGACAGCGCCGTTATAATGGATAATAATTCGGTTCATAGTTCATGGGCCACCTTGCCCTCTAGAAATAGTTCTTGGGGGTCTTACGATATGCGACCTTCCGATCCCCTTGGATCCAGCGGTCTGTTTCCTTACGACAAAGAGGAAATACCTTGGCATCCCGGTACAGTGAAACGCACGAAGCAAAAGTTGGAGGAAGGTACGAACACGGTGAAAAGAGTTTGCACGCAATCTTCGGATCCGGACAATTCAGACAAGCCTGAAAGACTGACAGGTGACGAAGAAGCTCACCAAGAATCTTACAACCCGGTACTTTTTCATTATACCGCATCGCCCACTCCGAGACAGAAGGATTCATCACCCCCCGCGAATGAATCTAGTCTGAAAAGTGACACAGCCAGAGACCCGCTCAGCCCTGCGGGTGGTATAGATATCGAACCTGGACTAACTAGCATTAGACAACTCGGAAGATTATCGACCAGCGCCCCCGCGCCATCCTCCCTATCCGAAGAATCAGATTTACCCTCCCCGCTCAGATCATGCAGATCTGAAAGTGAAACCAGTAGCCCGTGTGTAGTTAATACCTCGCAATGCCCTTCGGTGAAACATCACAAAATGGTTCTCGAAAATTTGAGCAACAAGTCGATGTTCAACAAAAGGTGTCTCTCCATCGACGATTCGCCGGAATCCGAATCCCCCAGAACCAGTTCTGGGATCGtcaagaatttgaagaaagaGTTCGAAGCGAAATCTaccaaaatagaaaaaagtccCGAAAATAACGAGCCTGAAATATCTCCGAATACCCGACCGAGGAAGGAGACGAAAATAAGGAGCTTACCGTCGTCCCCCGTCATTGCTCACAATGAATCGAAGATTCAGTGTTCGCCACTCAACGATTCTGCAAGAGAGAAGgagtcgaagaaaaatgagtCAAAGACACCGCAGCCGGAAAACGTTGAGGATTTGTCCGTGAAAGTTCTCGTTGGCAAATATGAGTTTGCAAAGCCAGAGCCTAGAAAAACTTCCGAGATACAACTGAGAGTTCACAAAGATAAGGACAAGGAGAAAGACAAGGATACAATGGAAGTTCATCCACCAGCTAAATCGAGAATTGCTCCAGAATTATCCAGGAGGTCTGCGCCCATAATGATTAATCATTCGTCTCTCTTTCCCGAAGCACCGGAAGCGCCGGGAAGGCCGCCGTCGGTTCCATCGCCGAGCGGTGTACTTGCCAGCGTGGTTGCTAAGGCAGCTAGCaaaaagcagcagcaacatGGTAGGTCTCATCCCTTGGCTATGCTACGGCACAGGCCAAGGCACAGCAGTCCAGTTTACAACACAATGTAA
- the LOC105690570 gene encoding protein phosphatase Slingshot isoform X9 has protein sequence METPTSVIPSVKTKRGSIVCGGYKNFSYKAVKLESVHPGRTRYLVVVSCTGRQDAEESCLLGIDCHARATVGLVLRVLADTAITLDGDGGFSVSVCGRQHIFKPVSVQAMWSALQTLHKVSSKAREQNYFLGGLSHDWVSYYEQRIESDRSCLNEWHTMDNLESRRPPSPDSERSKPRERDETERVIRATLKEIMMSVDLDEVTSKYIRGRLEEDLDMDLGEFKPFIDQEMLIILGQMDAPTEIFDHVYLGSEWNASNLEELQKNGVRHILNVTREIDNFFPGMFNYLNVRVYDDEKTDLLKHWDDTFKYITKAKKEGSKVLVHCKMGVSRSASVVIAYAMKAYNWDYTQALKHVKNKRSCIKPNSSFVSQLETYQGILDAMKNKEKLQRSKSDTNLKSPTMVKDQVKKEEKVDDIDANLLEAPGTELKRNGQRPKSWSPDVEAAENILPAVSLSQSLERLNNAGNPEITREELLRGSNNNTNKTADDQEARNVLMPCDNGQSYSVSQNKIVHLPGPDTPSVKHRVNELETQGQRRKGLVLNLTNQFEAVNSKPSSPGSDSDVKPLSQSPLSCIDGASDKQIDLIATDSVSENSRIEPESQQVTAVAVNEEFDNKQDSKEIIAVSNKKAITPTSINNSECLVWTASAEYKCTELNSSGGTVIGASENSECIGAQPTTTVYPTVTGRRSRKDGDPFSTQVDRVFDREERRGEPARDSPSRQNSWSSYDSAVIMDNNSVHSSWATLPSRNSSWGSYDMRPSDPLGSSGLFPYDKEEIPWHPGTVKRTKQKLEEGTNTVKRVCTQSSDPDNSDKPERLTGDEEAHQESYNPVLFHYTASPTPRQKDSSPPANESSLKSDTARDPLSPAGGIDIEPGLTSIRQLGRLSTSAPAPSSLSEESDLPSPLRSCRSESETSSPCVVNTSQCPSVKHHKMVLENLSNKSMFNKRCLSIDDSPESESPRTSSGIVKNLKKEFEAKSTKIEKSPENNEPEISPNTRPRKETKIRSLPSSPVIAHNESKIQCSPLNDSAREKESKKNESKTPQPENVEDLSVKVLVGKYEFAKPEPRKTSEIQLRVHKDKDKEKDKDTMEVHPPAKSRIAPELSRRSAPIMINHSSLFPEAPEAPGRPPSVPSPSGVLASVVAKAASKKQQQHGRSHPLAMLRHRPRHSSPVYNTM, from the exons GTCGGCTTTACAGACGCTGCACAAAGTGTCGAGTAAAGCTCGTgagcaaaattattttctcgggGGTTTGTCCCATGACTGGGTCAGTTACTATGAACAACGCATCGAGAGTGACCGCTCGTGCCTCAACGAGTGGCACACTATGGATAATCTCGAATCCCGCAGGCCACCATCCCCCGACAGCGAACGCAGCAA ACCCAGGGAAAGGGACGAAACCGAACGCGTCATCAGAGCAACCTTAAAGGAGATCATGATGTCCGTTGATTTGGACGAAGTCACctcgaaatacatcagaggTCGTCTTGAAGAAGACCTCGACATGGATTTAGGCGAATTTAAACCGTTCATAGACCAAGAAATGTTGATCATCTTGGGGCAGATGGACGCGCCAACTGAGATATTCGATCACGTTTATCTGGGCAGCGAATGGAACGCTAGTAACTTGGAGGAATTGCAGAAGAATGG CGTCAGGCATATCCTCAACGTCACGAGGGAAATCGATAATTTCTTCCCAGGGATGTTTAATTATTTGAACGTCCGCGTTTACGACGACGAGAAAACAGATTTGCTCAAACATTGGGATGATACTTTCAAATATATAACGAAGGCGAAAAAAGAAGGTTCTAAAGTGCTCGTCCATTGTAAAATGGGAGTCTCGAGATCAGCTTCGGTCGTTATTGCCTACGCGATGAAAGCCTACAATTGGGACTATACGCAGGCATTGAAACACGTCAAAAACAAACGCAGCTGCATCAAACCCAACAGTAGTTTCGTCTCGCAACTGGAGACTTATCAGGGGATCTTAGACGCCatgaaaaacaaggaaaagtTGCAAAGATCGAAATCCGATACCAATCTGAAATCACCGACCATGGTGAAGGATCAAGtcaagaaggaagaaaaagttgaCGACATTGACGCAAACCTATTGGAAGCACCTGGCACCGAATTGAAAAGAAACGGTCAAAGACCCAAAAGCTGGTCGCCGGATGTAGAAGCTGCAGAAAACATTCTTCCTGCCG TATCGTTGTCGCAGTCACTTGAGAGGTTAAATAATGCTGGAAATCCGGAGATAACTCGCGAAGAACTTCTCCGCGGAAGTAACAACAACACGAACAAGACTGCCGATGACCAGGAGGCGCGAAACGTATTAATGCCATGTGACAACGGTCAATCGTACAGCGTTTCTCAGAACAAGATCGTTCATTTACCCGGTCCGGATACACCCAGCGTTAAGCACAGGGTCAACGAATTAGAAACTCAAGGACAGAGAAGAAAGGGCCTAGTACTGAATCTCACCAACCAATTCGAAGCTGTCAACAGTAAGCCCTCGTCCCCTGGGTCAGACTCCGATGTCAAGCCTTTGTCTCAAAGTCCTCTATCCTGCATCGACGGCGCAAGCGACAAGCAAATTGATCTCATAGCCACGGATTcggtttctgaaaattctcggaTTGAACCGGAGTCTCAACAAGTAACCGCTGTAGCTGTTAACGAGGAATTCGACAACAAACAAGACAGTAAAGAAATCATCGCTGTTTCCAATAAAAAGGCAATAACACCAACCTCAATTAACAATAGTGAATGTCTAGTCTGGACTGCGTCTGCAGAATACAAATGTACAGAGTTGAACAGTTCGGGCGGCACAGTGATTGGTGCAAGTGAAAATAGTGAGTGCATCGGAGCCCAACCTACGACGACTGTTTATCCTACCGTAACCGGGCGAAGGTCGAGGAAAGATGGCGATCCATTTAGTACACAGGTCGACAGGGTATTCGACAGGGAGGAGAGGCGGGGTGAGCCGGCGAGGGATTCCCCGAGTCGACAAAATTCGTGGAGCAGTTACGACAGCGCCGTTATAATGGATAATAATTCGGTTCATAGTTCATGGGCCACCTTGCCCTCTAGAAATAGTTCTTGGGGGTCTTACGATATGCGACCTTCCGATCCCCTTGGATCCAGCGGTCTGTTTCCTTACGACAAAGAGGAAATACCTTGGCATCCCGGTACAGTGAAACGCACGAAGCAAAAGTTGGAGGAAGGTACGAACACGGTGAAAAGAGTTTGCACGCAATCTTCGGATCCGGACAATTCAGACAAGCCTGAAAGACTGACAGGTGACGAAGAAGCTCACCAAGAATCTTACAACCCGGTACTTTTTCATTATACCGCATCGCCCACTCCGAGACAGAAGGATTCATCACCCCCCGCGAATGAATCTAGTCTGAAAAGTGACACAGCCAGAGACCCGCTCAGCCCTGCGGGTGGTATAGATATCGAACCTGGACTAACTAGCATTAGACAACTCGGAAGATTATCGACCAGCGCCCCCGCGCCATCCTCCCTATCCGAAGAATCAGATTTACCCTCCCCGCTCAGATCATGCAGATCTGAAAGTGAAACCAGTAGCCCGTGTGTAGTTAATACCTCGCAATGCCCTTCGGTGAAACATCACAAAATGGTTCTCGAAAATTTGAGCAACAAGTCGATGTTCAACAAAAGGTGTCTCTCCATCGACGATTCGCCGGAATCCGAATCCCCCAGAACCAGTTCTGGGATCGtcaagaatttgaagaaagaGTTCGAAGCGAAATCTaccaaaatagaaaaaagtccCGAAAATAACGAGCCTGAAATATCTCCGAATACCCGACCGAGGAAGGAGACGAAAATAAGGAGCTTACCGTCGTCCCCCGTCATTGCTCACAATGAATCGAAGATTCAGTGTTCGCCACTCAACGATTCTGCAAGAGAGAAGgagtcgaagaaaaatgagtCAAAGACACCGCAGCCGGAAAACGTTGAGGATTTGTCCGTGAAAGTTCTCGTTGGCAAATATGAGTTTGCAAAGCCAGAGCCTAGAAAAACTTCCGAGATACAACTGAGAGTTCACAAAGATAAGGACAAGGAGAAAGACAAGGATACAATGGAAGTTCATCCACCAGCTAAATCGAGAATTGCTCCAGAATTATCCAGGAGGTCTGCGCCCATAATGATTAATCATTCGTCTCTCTTTCCCGAAGCACCGGAAGCGCCGGGAAGGCCGCCGTCGGTTCCATCGCCGAGCGGTGTACTTGCCAGCGTGGTTGCTAAGGCAGCTAGCaaaaagcagcagcaacatGGTAGGTCTCATCCCTTGGCTATGCTACGGCACAGGCCAAGGCACAGCAGTCCAGTTTACAACACAATGTAA
- the LOC105690570 gene encoding protein phosphatase Slingshot isoform X10 → MFYLLRPEETLKMAVKLESVHPGRTRYLVVVSCTGRQDAEESCLLGIDCHARATVGLVLRVLADTAITLDGDGGFSVSVCGRQHIFKPVSVQAMWSALQTLHKVSSKAREQNYFLGGLSHDWVSYYEQRIESDRSCLNEWHTMDNLESRRPPSPDSERSKPRERDETERVIRATLKEIMMSVDLDEVTSKYIRGRLEEDLDMDLGEFKPFIDQEMLIILGQMDAPTEIFDHVYLGSEWNASNLEELQKNGVRHILNVTREIDNFFPGMFNYLNVRVYDDEKTDLLKHWDDTFKYITKAKKEGSKVLVHCKMGVSRSASVVIAYAMKAYNWDYTQALKHVKNKRSCIKPNSSFVSQLETYQGILDAMKNKEKLQRSKSDTNLKSPTMVKDQVKKEEKVDDIDANLLEAPGTELKRNGQRPKSWSPDVEAAENILPAVSLSQSLERLNNAGNPEITREELLRGSNNNTNKTADDQEARNVLMPCDNGQSYSVSQNKIVHLPGPDTPSVKHRVNELETQGQRRKGLVLNLTNQFEAVNSKPSSPGSDSDVKPLSQSPLSCIDGASDKQIDLIATDSVSENSRIEPESQQVTAVAVNEEFDNKQDSKEIIAVSNKKAITPTSINNSECLVWTASAEYKCTELNSSGGTVIGASENSECIGAQPTTTVYPTVTGRRSRKDGDPFSTQVDRVFDREERRGEPARDSPSRQNSWSSYDSAVIMDNNSVHSSWATLPSRNSSWGSYDMRPSDPLGSSGLFPYDKEEIPWHPGTVKRTKQKLEEGTNTVKRVCTQSSDPDNSDKPERLTGDEEAHQESYNPVLFHYTASPTPRQKDSSPPANESSLKSDTARDPLSPAGGIDIEPGLTSIRQLGRLSTSAPAPSSLSEESDLPSPLRSCRSESETSSPCVVNTSQCPSVKHHKMVLENLSNKSMFNKRCLSIDDSPESESPRTSSGIVKNLKKEFEAKSTKIEKSPENNEPEISPNTRPRKETKIRSLPSSPVIAHNESKIQCSPLNDSAREKESKKNESKTPQPENVEDLSVKVLVGKYEFAKPEPRKTSEIQLRVHKDKDKEKDKDTMEVHPPAKSRIAPELSRRSAPIMINHSSLFPEAPEAPGRPPSVPSPSGVLASVVAKAASKKQQQHGRSHPLAMLRHRPRHSSPVYNTM, encoded by the exons GTCGGCTTTACAGACGCTGCACAAAGTGTCGAGTAAAGCTCGTgagcaaaattattttctcgggGGTTTGTCCCATGACTGGGTCAGTTACTATGAACAACGCATCGAGAGTGACCGCTCGTGCCTCAACGAGTGGCACACTATGGATAATCTCGAATCCCGCAGGCCACCATCCCCCGACAGCGAACGCAGCAA ACCCAGGGAAAGGGACGAAACCGAACGCGTCATCAGAGCAACCTTAAAGGAGATCATGATGTCCGTTGATTTGGACGAAGTCACctcgaaatacatcagaggTCGTCTTGAAGAAGACCTCGACATGGATTTAGGCGAATTTAAACCGTTCATAGACCAAGAAATGTTGATCATCTTGGGGCAGATGGACGCGCCAACTGAGATATTCGATCACGTTTATCTGGGCAGCGAATGGAACGCTAGTAACTTGGAGGAATTGCAGAAGAATGG CGTCAGGCATATCCTCAACGTCACGAGGGAAATCGATAATTTCTTCCCAGGGATGTTTAATTATTTGAACGTCCGCGTTTACGACGACGAGAAAACAGATTTGCTCAAACATTGGGATGATACTTTCAAATATATAACGAAGGCGAAAAAAGAAGGTTCTAAAGTGCTCGTCCATTGTAAAATGGGAGTCTCGAGATCAGCTTCGGTCGTTATTGCCTACGCGATGAAAGCCTACAATTGGGACTATACGCAGGCATTGAAACACGTCAAAAACAAACGCAGCTGCATCAAACCCAACAGTAGTTTCGTCTCGCAACTGGAGACTTATCAGGGGATCTTAGACGCCatgaaaaacaaggaaaagtTGCAAAGATCGAAATCCGATACCAATCTGAAATCACCGACCATGGTGAAGGATCAAGtcaagaaggaagaaaaagttgaCGACATTGACGCAAACCTATTGGAAGCACCTGGCACCGAATTGAAAAGAAACGGTCAAAGACCCAAAAGCTGGTCGCCGGATGTAGAAGCTGCAGAAAACATTCTTCCTGCCG TATCGTTGTCGCAGTCACTTGAGAGGTTAAATAATGCTGGAAATCCGGAGATAACTCGCGAAGAACTTCTCCGCGGAAGTAACAACAACACGAACAAGACTGCCGATGACCAGGAGGCGCGAAACGTATTAATGCCATGTGACAACGGTCAATCGTACAGCGTTTCTCAGAACAAGATCGTTCATTTACCCGGTCCGGATACACCCAGCGTTAAGCACAGGGTCAACGAATTAGAAACTCAAGGACAGAGAAGAAAGGGCCTAGTACTGAATCTCACCAACCAATTCGAAGCTGTCAACAGTAAGCCCTCGTCCCCTGGGTCAGACTCCGATGTCAAGCCTTTGTCTCAAAGTCCTCTATCCTGCATCGACGGCGCAAGCGACAAGCAAATTGATCTCATAGCCACGGATTcggtttctgaaaattctcggaTTGAACCGGAGTCTCAACAAGTAACCGCTGTAGCTGTTAACGAGGAATTCGACAACAAACAAGACAGTAAAGAAATCATCGCTGTTTCCAATAAAAAGGCAATAACACCAACCTCAATTAACAATAGTGAATGTCTAGTCTGGACTGCGTCTGCAGAATACAAATGTACAGAGTTGAACAGTTCGGGCGGCACAGTGATTGGTGCAAGTGAAAATAGTGAGTGCATCGGAGCCCAACCTACGACGACTGTTTATCCTACCGTAACCGGGCGAAGGTCGAGGAAAGATGGCGATCCATTTAGTACACAGGTCGACAGGGTATTCGACAGGGAGGAGAGGCGGGGTGAGCCGGCGAGGGATTCCCCGAGTCGACAAAATTCGTGGAGCAGTTACGACAGCGCCGTTATAATGGATAATAATTCGGTTCATAGTTCATGGGCCACCTTGCCCTCTAGAAATAGTTCTTGGGGGTCTTACGATATGCGACCTTCCGATCCCCTTGGATCCAGCGGTCTGTTTCCTTACGACAAAGAGGAAATACCTTGGCATCCCGGTACAGTGAAACGCACGAAGCAAAAGTTGGAGGAAGGTACGAACACGGTGAAAAGAGTTTGCACGCAATCTTCGGATCCGGACAATTCAGACAAGCCTGAAAGACTGACAGGTGACGAAGAAGCTCACCAAGAATCTTACAACCCGGTACTTTTTCATTATACCGCATCGCCCACTCCGAGACAGAAGGATTCATCACCCCCCGCGAATGAATCTAGTCTGAAAAGTGACACAGCCAGAGACCCGCTCAGCCCTGCGGGTGGTATAGATATCGAACCTGGACTAACTAGCATTAGACAACTCGGAAGATTATCGACCAGCGCCCCCGCGCCATCCTCCCTATCCGAAGAATCAGATTTACCCTCCCCGCTCAGATCATGCAGATCTGAAAGTGAAACCAGTAGCCCGTGTGTAGTTAATACCTCGCAATGCCCTTCGGTGAAACATCACAAAATGGTTCTCGAAAATTTGAGCAACAAGTCGATGTTCAACAAAAGGTGTCTCTCCATCGACGATTCGCCGGAATCCGAATCCCCCAGAACCAGTTCTGGGATCGtcaagaatttgaagaaagaGTTCGAAGCGAAATCTaccaaaatagaaaaaagtccCGAAAATAACGAGCCTGAAATATCTCCGAATACCCGACCGAGGAAGGAGACGAAAATAAGGAGCTTACCGTCGTCCCCCGTCATTGCTCACAATGAATCGAAGATTCAGTGTTCGCCACTCAACGATTCTGCAAGAGAGAAGgagtcgaagaaaaatgagtCAAAGACACCGCAGCCGGAAAACGTTGAGGATTTGTCCGTGAAAGTTCTCGTTGGCAAATATGAGTTTGCAAAGCCAGAGCCTAGAAAAACTTCCGAGATACAACTGAGAGTTCACAAAGATAAGGACAAGGAGAAAGACAAGGATACAATGGAAGTTCATCCACCAGCTAAATCGAGAATTGCTCCAGAATTATCCAGGAGGTCTGCGCCCATAATGATTAATCATTCGTCTCTCTTTCCCGAAGCACCGGAAGCGCCGGGAAGGCCGCCGTCGGTTCCATCGCCGAGCGGTGTACTTGCCAGCGTGGTTGCTAAGGCAGCTAGCaaaaagcagcagcaacatGGTAGGTCTCATCCCTTGGCTATGCTACGGCACAGGCCAAGGCACAGCAGTCCAGTTTACAACACAATGTAA